The region TTTGGAGAGTGCTCCTCCGTTGCAGAACAATAACCGCTCTGTTGAGCGCTTGTTCCGTGTAGCCTCGTCCATCGACAAACTCGCGTCGCAGTGTTGCAAGACTCGTGCTCCATCCAATAGGGAGTCGGCGCTTCAATTCGTCTTCGATCTTCGAgacttcctccatcatctctttgctgccttggccCTCGCCCTGGGTGATGGCGTCCATTGTCGACGCGAGGAAGATGCGAATGGCTTCATCGACGTGAGCCTCGGTTGCGATGGGCTGGAGGGCCAACTTGGCAAGTGACTCGGTGATACGGACAATGGCCTCTAGCTGACGGACTGTGATGGGGATTGAGGATCGCGCGTTGGCGTCAAGCTCAGCACGGTGGACCTGCTTACGGATCGAGACGAAATGGGATGAGAGCTTCTCTGCTGCCTCGGGTGAGAGACGGGGCGCACAGCGGCTGCGACAGTAGCTGATGTAtcgcttcatcttctcaagcGGGATCTCGGCTTCGACTTGTTCTTCAACGCCTCTGCCACCCATGTGTACTCCCATGACGTGACGTGCGATGTTCTCATCGCGGGTGCGGTCGTGGTCGTCGCGGACGACGAATATCATATCAAAACGGGAGAGAATGGTAGTTTGGAAATCGATGTTTTCACCGGGGGTCTTAAGATCATCGTATCGCCCGAATACAGGGTTTGCAGCGGCCAGTACGGATGTTCTTGAATtgaggatggtggtgatACCGGCCTTGGCGATAGATATCGTTTGCTGTTCCATGGCTTCGTGAATGGCAACTCGGTCTTCGTCTCTCATTTTATCGAACTCATCGATACACACCACACCTCCGTCAGCAAGAACCATTGCACCACCTTCGAGGTAGAACTCGCGCGTAGCCGGATCTCTTTGTACAGAAGCCGTTAGACCGGCGGCGGACGAACCCTTACCGGAGGTGTAGATGGCAATGGGCGAGACCTTTTCCGTGAACTTGAGCAATTGAGATTTGGCCGTACCGGGGTCACCCAGAAGAAGGACGTTGATATCTCCACGAAGTTTCATGCCATCAGGAAGAATCTTTTTCGAGCCTCCCATAAGCAAACAAACGATAGATTTCTTGATATCCAAGTTTCCGTAAATTGAAGGAGCAATGCTCCGCGCAAGAGCGTCATATAAATCGGGACGGCGGCTGAGTTGAAGAAATTcttgctcctcctcttctgagAATAGGTAGCTACCCTTGGCAGTATGATCGAGGTCTGTCGCGATACCGACTGCCCTCAGATAGGGAGTACGAATGGCCACCGCACCACCatccttctttcctccttttTGATAGATAGAGAAAATACCCATCACTGTACAGCGGGAGCCGGGGACGACTCTGTTGGCGAGGTATCGGTCGGCAGAGATAGAAACGTGTCGTGGCAATTCACCAACTGGAACCTGATCGGGCGCCTCTTGGAGTTTAAGCACTTGCTGGTCAACGAATTGAGACTTTTCGTGAGCAACAACGTAAGGGTCAAGTGGACATTGATCGCCAGGCTCATGGTCACCGGGGTCCCGCTTGCGGCCGCACCGCCT is a window of Aspergillus puulaauensis MK2 DNA, chromosome 4, nearly complete sequence DNA encoding:
- the MCM5 gene encoding MCM DNA helicase complex subunit MCM5 (COG:L;~EggNog:ENOG410PGAC;~InterPro:IPR012340,IPR027417,IPR001208,IPR041562, IPR027925,IPR033762,IPR031327,IPR008048,IPR018525;~PFAM:PF00493,PF17855,PF17207,PF07728,PF14551;~go_component: GO:0005634 - nucleus [Evidence IEA];~go_component: GO:0042555 - MCM complex [Evidence IEA];~go_function: GO:0003677 - DNA binding [Evidence IEA];~go_function: GO:0003688 - DNA replication origin binding [Evidence IEA];~go_function: GO:0005524 - ATP binding [Evidence IEA];~go_process: GO:0006260 - DNA replication [Evidence IEA];~go_process: GO:0006270 - DNA replication initiation [Evidence IEA];~go_process: GO:0032508 - DNA duplex unwinding [Evidence IEA]); translation: MDRRTPYTLSVLAPSTDGADESRTQIQARLREFILEFQLDNAFIYRDQLRQNVLIKQYYCDVDIAHLISYNEELAHKLTTEPADIIPLFESALQQCTQRIVYPSQRDVVLPSHQLLLHSSATHISIRDLNATNISHLVRIPGIVIGASTVSSKATTVHIRCKSCDHADNIRVDGGFSGLTLPRRCGRKRDPGDHEPGDQCPLDPYVVAHEKSQFVDQQVLKLQEAPDQVPVGELPRHVSISADRYLANRVVPGSRCTVMGIFSIYQKGGKKDGGAVAIRTPYLRAVGIATDLDHTAKGSYLFSEEEEQEFLQLSRRPDLYDALARSIAPSIYGNLDIKKSIVCLLMGGSKKILPDGMKLRGDINVLLLGDPGTAKSQLLKFTEKVSPIAIYTSGKGSSAAGLTASVQRDPATREFYLEGGAMVLADGGVVCIDEFDKMRDEDRVAIHEAMEQQTISIAKAGITTILNSRTSVLAAANPVFGRYDDLKTPGENIDFQTTILSRFDMIFVVRDDHDRTRDENIARHVMGVHMGGRGVEEQVEAEIPLEKMKRYISYCRSRCAPRLSPEAAEKLSSHFVSIRKQVHRAELDANARSSIPITVRQLEAIVRITESLAKLALQPIATEAHVDEAIRIFLASTMDAITQGEGQGSKEMMEEVSKIEDELKRRLPIGWSTSLATLRREFVDGRGYTEQALNRAVIVLQRRSTLQIRSGGSQVYRQGV